The following proteins are co-located in the Microplitis demolitor isolate Queensland-Clemson2020A chromosome 5, iyMicDemo2.1a, whole genome shotgun sequence genome:
- the LOC103573717 gene encoding borealin — MPRTKQVRKRSSSHNVTDESDLLIKDCEKKVLMGARNSDATFNTVIDGMKNHIDTALFRIPPEIRKMTLGHLLNLGEGSNENINPNEESFNNDQTRNIFIPQSSIKSTKILKRQTAASTDDGYATEAGTKKKSFHDASKSKSKTKVTRPSRATRSSSTDETRKLERSLSASNNRSTSKTRIAKKMFTPTTSKLPTQCHVITPKIEPNTPMNILRRPREGEVALSMQGSPLLVSAVSGDRMASINVPLNNGNVMSLLPKDGKLRLSNLPGLDEESTKQLKILKEHLEKVIGSK, encoded by the coding sequence ATGCCCCGAACTAAACAAGTACGCAAACGGAGCTCAAGCCATAATGTGACTGACGAAAGTGATCTGTTAATTAAAGATTGtgagaaaaaagtattaatggGTGCTCGAAATTCAGATGCTACTTTTAATACAGTAATAGATGGCATGAAAAATCATATTGATACTGCACTATTTCGTATACCGCCAGAGATAAGGAAAATGACATTAGGCCATTTGCTCAATCTTGGTGAAGgttcaaatgaaaatataaatccaAATGAAGAATCTTTTAATAATGACCAAACacgtaatatttttataccacAGTCATCAATTAAATCAACGAAAATTCTCAAACGACAAACTGCAGCGTCTACTGATGACGGATACGCTACTGAAgcaggaacaaaaaaaaaatcttttcatGATGCGTCCAAATCAAAATCTAAAACAAAAGTTACACGTCCAAGTCGAGCTACCCGCAGCAGTTCAACAGATGAAACTCGAAAATTAGAACGATCTCTATCAGCTTCAAATAATAGAAGTACGTCTAAAACAcgaattgcaaaaaaaatgtttactccTACTACTTCAAAACTCCCCACACAGTGTCACGTTATCACACCTAAAATTGAACCAAACACTCCAATGAATATTCTTCGACGACCACGAGAAGGTGAAGTTGCTTTAAGTATGCAAGGAAGTCCATTATTAGTTTCTGCTGTCTCTGGGGATCGTATGGCAAGCATTAATGTTCCACTTAACAATGGGAACGTTATGTCTCTTTTGCCTAAAGACGGAAAATTAAGACTTTCTAATTTACCTGGATTAGATGAAGAATCAacaaagcaattaaaaatactaaaagaaCATCTTGAAAAAGTTATTGGGAGCAAATGA